The following coding sequences are from one Geodermatophilus normandii window:
- a CDS encoding glycosyltransferase family 2 protein, giving the protein MAGDGTAGDGTAGDGTTPAARLVVLIPAHDEAATIGTTLDALQRQTRRPDRVVVVADNCTDDTARIARERGAEVYETVGNTDKKAGALNQAIVARFRRTATSDRRGTSEDPRRGPDRRRDRAAADPGDDDVPAGPTPDLHDDDLVLVMDADTELAPGFLEAAAASLASSPRIGAAGGLFYGHPGAGVLGQLQRNEYLRYSRDVSRTGRVMVLTGTGTLFRVRALREVAAARGTTLPGREGQVYDTLALTEDNELTLALKTLGWRMTSPAACSVVTEIMPTWRDLWKQRMRWQRGALENLRHYGLTRVTVRYWGQQVGIGLGVLAFQAYLLLTVLVLLRDGAPHLDRFWAAVGLVFLAERLVTVRRGGAWALLLAAPLVVELAYDLFIQAVFVRSLADVVRRREATWHHVAAPAAG; this is encoded by the coding sequence ATGGCAGGGGACGGCACGGCGGGGGACGGCACGGCGGGGGACGGCACGACACCGGCGGCCCGGCTGGTGGTGCTGATCCCCGCGCACGACGAGGCGGCCACCATCGGGACCACCCTCGACGCGCTGCAGCGCCAGACGCGGCGCCCCGACCGCGTGGTCGTCGTCGCCGACAACTGCACCGACGACACCGCCCGGATCGCGCGCGAGCGCGGCGCCGAGGTCTACGAGACCGTCGGCAACACCGACAAGAAGGCCGGGGCCCTGAACCAGGCGATCGTCGCGCGGTTCCGGCGCACCGCCACCTCCGACCGGCGGGGGACCTCCGAGGACCCGCGTCGCGGCCCCGACCGGCGCCGGGACCGGGCGGCCGCGGACCCGGGGGACGACGACGTCCCGGCCGGTCCCACGCCGGACCTGCACGACGACGACCTCGTGCTCGTGATGGACGCCGACACCGAGCTGGCACCCGGCTTCCTCGAGGCGGCCGCGGCCAGCCTCGCGTCCTCACCGCGCATCGGCGCCGCCGGCGGGCTGTTCTACGGCCACCCGGGCGCGGGTGTCCTCGGGCAGCTCCAGCGCAACGAGTACCTCCGCTACAGCCGCGACGTCTCCCGGACCGGCCGGGTCATGGTCCTGACCGGGACGGGGACCCTCTTCCGGGTCCGGGCCCTGCGGGAGGTCGCCGCCGCGCGCGGCACCACGCTGCCCGGACGGGAGGGGCAGGTCTACGACACCCTCGCGCTCACCGAGGACAACGAGCTGACCCTCGCCCTCAAGACCCTCGGCTGGCGCATGACCAGCCCGGCGGCGTGCTCGGTGGTCACCGAGATCATGCCGACCTGGCGGGACCTGTGGAAGCAGCGCATGCGGTGGCAGCGCGGCGCCCTGGAGAACCTGCGGCACTACGGGCTCACCCGGGTCACGGTCCGCTACTGGGGACAGCAGGTGGGCATCGGCCTGGGCGTCCTCGCCTTCCAGGCGTACCTGCTGCTCACCGTGCTGGTGCTGCTCCGGGACGGCGCCCCGCACCTCGACCGGTTCTGGGCCGCGGTCGGTCTGGTGTTCCTGGCCGAGCGGCTGGTGACGGTCCGCAGGGGTGGCGCGTGGGCGCTGCTCCTGGCGGCGCCGCTGGTGGTCGAGCTGGCCTACGACCTGTTCATCCAGGCCGTCTTCGTCCGCTCCCTGGCGGACGTCGTCCGCCGCCGGGAGGCCACCTGGCACCACGTCGCGGCTCCCGCGGCGGGCTGA
- a CDS encoding DUF427 domain-containing protein: protein MRTPRRDPVGPGQESVWDYPRPPSAEVTPRRVVVEMGGQVVADTTRAVRVCETSHPPVYYVPRDDVVPGVLERGRGSSWCEWKGQATYWDAVVGGRRYPAVGWSYEQPTPGYEHLRGAVAFYPSRVERALVDGEQVRAQAGDFYGGWITGDVVGPFKGEPGTLGW from the coding sequence GTGCGCACGCCCCGCCGGGATCCCGTCGGTCCCGGCCAGGAGTCGGTGTGGGACTACCCGCGCCCGCCCTCGGCCGAGGTCACGCCCCGCCGCGTCGTCGTCGAGATGGGCGGGCAGGTCGTCGCCGACACCACCCGGGCGGTGCGGGTCTGCGAGACCAGCCACCCGCCGGTCTACTACGTGCCCCGTGACGACGTCGTCCCGGGCGTGCTGGAGCGGGGCCGGGGCTCGTCGTGGTGCGAGTGGAAGGGGCAGGCGACCTACTGGGACGCCGTCGTCGGCGGCCGGCGGTACCCCGCGGTGGGCTGGTCCTACGAGCAGCCGACGCCGGGCTACGAGCACCTGCGCGGCGCGGTGGCGTTCTACCCGAGCAGGGTGGAGCGGGCGCTGGTCGACGGCGAGCAGGTGCGCGCGCAGGCCGGGGACTTCTACGGCGGCTGGATCACCGGCGACGTCGTCGGCCCGTTCAAGGGCGAGCCGGGGACGCTGGGTTGGTGA
- a CDS encoding DUF6910 family protein — MRVDLTAVRDLRFDDGTPVTAASGLAPLGDGWLVAQDDATSAAWQRPGGVAPVRLLPPVKGHDRFSEAAGTKSLKPDLETACPVEADGHEAVLLLGSGSTGRRTRGVLVVLDGDRPSVRAADLGPLYAAVADRLGVPAGQLNLEGASRAGDVLRWYQRGNLAAGVPNAGVEVRLADLVAVLLGRAAPASVRLGAAHVLDLGEVAGVGLAVTDAVALPDGREVLSAAAEDTPNAVDDGPVVATALVLAEGGRVLDVAPVPEVEGRVVKVEGLALRGSGDGDRVDLLAVVDADDPELPSPQVELTVTLR, encoded by the coding sequence GTGCGCGTCGACCTCACCGCTGTGCGCGACCTGCGCTTCGACGACGGGACGCCCGTGACCGCGGCCTCCGGACTCGCGCCGCTCGGCGACGGCTGGCTGGTGGCGCAGGACGACGCGACCTCCGCGGCCTGGCAGCGGCCGGGCGGGGTGGCGCCGGTGCGGCTGCTCCCGCCGGTCAAGGGGCACGACCGCTTCTCCGAGGCGGCCGGCACCAAGTCGCTCAAGCCGGACCTCGAGACCGCGTGCCCCGTGGAGGCCGACGGGCACGAGGCGGTCCTGCTGCTCGGGTCCGGCTCGACCGGGCGGCGCACGCGCGGGGTGCTGGTCGTCCTCGACGGCGACCGGCCGTCGGTGCGGGCGGCCGACCTCGGGCCGCTCTACGCCGCCGTCGCCGACCGCCTGGGCGTGCCGGCCGGGCAGCTGAACCTGGAGGGGGCCAGCCGCGCCGGCGACGTCCTCCGCTGGTACCAGCGCGGCAACCTCGCGGCGGGGGTGCCGAACGCGGGGGTCGAGGTCCGGCTGGCGGACCTCGTCGCCGTCCTGCTCGGCCGCGCCGCCCCCGCGTCGGTGCGGCTGGGGGCGGCGCACGTGCTCGACCTCGGCGAGGTGGCCGGCGTCGGGCTGGCGGTCACCGACGCCGTCGCGCTGCCCGACGGGCGGGAGGTCCTCTCGGCGGCGGCCGAGGACACCCCGAACGCCGTCGACGACGGCCCGGTGGTGGCCACCGCCCTCGTCCTGGCCGAGGGCGGGCGGGTGCTCGACGTCGCGCCGGTCCCGGAGGTGGAGGGGCGCGTGGTCAAGGTGGAGGGGCTGGCGCTGCGCGGCAGCGGCGACGGCGACCGGGTCGACCTGCTCGCCGTCGTCGACGCCGACGACCCGGAGCTGCCCTCGCCGCAGGTCGAGCTGACCGTCACCCTGCGCTGA
- a CDS encoding DUF3618 domain-containing protein, producing MPRDPREIQLEIDAARESLAATLDHLAYRGSPTRLKAQGRDAVQRFLTSTAGKATIGALGLLVTLVVVQKVRHRRD from the coding sequence GTGCCTCGCGACCCTCGAGAGATCCAGCTGGAGATCGACGCCGCCCGTGAGTCGCTGGCGGCGACCCTGGACCACCTCGCCTACCGGGGCAGCCCGACACGGCTCAAGGCCCAGGGCAGGGACGCCGTCCAGCGGTTCCTGACCTCGACCGCCGGCAAGGCGACCATCGGCGCCCTCGGCCTCCTGGTGACGCTCGTCGTCGTCCAGAAGGTCCGCCACCGCAGGGACTAG